Proteins encoded by one window of Fodinicurvata sp. EGI_FJ10296:
- a CDS encoding ABC transporter permease: MITAKFRILLPVFSLAILLAAVFYIQPRAMSYLGLNLLFNLAVPIALATIAQMLIMMVNDIDLSIGTFVSFCACVTATFVHDAPLIGYAILAASVLVYAGLGALIHARSLPAIVVTLGMSFVWAGLAIMILPSPGGAPPGWVRSLMTTTPPLMPMAVVASLLLALVTHLLIMRSSVGVLLRAVGGNPRAVARAGWSVTQLKAATYALAAIFGVLAGMTLVGLTTSADANIALRYTLLSIAGVILGGGEFTGGRISPVGAVIGALTLALAGSLLSFLRLPSDWQIGAQGAILILVLAARLIFERQRTRPKGASHS; the protein is encoded by the coding sequence ATGATCACGGCAAAGTTCCGGATATTGCTGCCGGTCTTCTCCCTGGCGATCCTGCTGGCCGCGGTCTTCTATATTCAACCGCGCGCGATGAGCTATCTCGGGCTGAATCTGCTATTCAATCTGGCGGTTCCGATCGCCCTGGCAACGATCGCGCAGATGCTGATCATGATGGTCAACGACATCGACCTGTCGATCGGCACCTTCGTCAGTTTCTGCGCCTGCGTCACGGCAACCTTCGTCCATGACGCGCCGCTGATCGGCTATGCCATTCTGGCCGCCTCGGTGCTGGTCTACGCCGGATTGGGGGCGCTGATCCACGCCCGCTCGCTGCCCGCGATCGTGGTGACGCTCGGCATGTCATTCGTGTGGGCCGGACTGGCGATCATGATCCTGCCCTCGCCCGGCGGCGCCCCGCCCGGCTGGGTCCGCAGCCTGATGACGACGACACCGCCGCTGATGCCGATGGCCGTCGTCGCCAGCCTGCTGCTGGCGCTGGTGACCCACCTGCTGATCATGCGATCTTCGGTCGGCGTGCTGCTGCGGGCGGTCGGCGGCAATCCACGCGCGGTCGCCCGGGCCGGCTGGTCGGTCACCCAGCTCAAGGCCGCAACCTATGCCCTGGCGGCGATCTTCGGCGTTCTGGCCGGAATGACCCTGGTCGGCCTGACCACATCGGCCGATGCGAATATCGCCCTGCGCTATACGCTGCTGTCGATTGCCGGCGTCATTCTCGGCGGCGGCGAATTCACCGGCGGTCGGATCTCGCCTGTCGGGGCCGTGATCGGCGCATTGACCCTGGCGCTGGCCGGCAGTCTGCTGTCGTTTCTGCGCCTGCCTTCCGACTGGCAGATCGGCGCCCAGGGCGCGATCCTGATCCTGGTGCTCGCGGCCAGACTGATCTTCGAGCGTCAGCGGACAAGACCGAAGGGGGCGAGTCATTCTTAG
- a CDS encoding ABC transporter permease — protein sequence MLTEGRGGTALLYAAFTFAAFSAIVGLGQMFVITLGPGNVDLSIPTTMTLSATLSLKFMAGAGELIVPGLAVALGVGLAAGVTNYLLMRLLRIPPIIATLSASFIYQSVAIWSNRGLRIKPPDLLADFTTGSLLGIPNVALVGIGLAVLAWVALEKSIFGRWLSAAGQNPRAARLSGVPVEAVRAATYITSAVLAGFVGYLLASFSGGAALNMGTEYLLISIAVVVIGGCSIAGGNSNVPGIWGGALFMFLIVSMLNSYGLGAGARMLMTGTIIIAIVAAASGRRSAA from the coding sequence ATGCTGACCGAAGGCCGCGGCGGAACGGCGCTGCTTTATGCCGCTTTCACCTTTGCCGCCTTTTCGGCCATCGTCGGCCTCGGCCAGATGTTCGTCATCACGCTCGGCCCCGGCAATGTCGACCTGTCGATCCCGACGACCATGACCCTGTCCGCCACGCTGTCGCTGAAATTCATGGCCGGCGCGGGGGAATTGATCGTGCCGGGATTGGCGGTCGCGCTGGGCGTCGGTCTGGCCGCGGGCGTGACAAACTATCTGCTGATGCGCCTGCTGCGCATTCCGCCGATCATTGCGACGCTGTCGGCGTCCTTCATCTACCAATCGGTGGCCATCTGGTCGAACCGCGGCCTGCGGATCAAACCACCTGACCTTCTGGCCGATTTCACCACCGGATCGCTGTTGGGCATTCCCAATGTCGCGCTTGTCGGCATTGGCCTGGCGGTGCTGGCCTGGGTCGCCCTGGAAAAATCGATCTTCGGACGCTGGCTGTCGGCGGCGGGGCAGAATCCCCGCGCCGCGCGCCTCAGCGGCGTGCCGGTCGAGGCGGTACGGGCCGCGACCTATATCACCTCAGCCGTGCTGGCCGGGTTTGTCGGCTATCTGCTCGCCAGCTTCTCCGGCGGCGCTGCCCTGAACATGGGCACGGAATATCTGCTGATCTCGATCGCCGTGGTGGTGATCGGCGGCTGCTCGATCGCCGGCGGCAACTCCAACGTGCCCGGCATCTGGGGCGGAGCGCTGTTCATGTTCCTGATCGTGTCGATGCTGAACTCGTACGGCCTGGGCGCCGGGGCCCGCATGCTGATGACCGGGACGATCATCATCGCCATCGTCGCCGCCGCCAGCGGACGCAGATCGGCGGCGTGA